A segment of the Methanofollis fontis genome:
CTTGAGGACCGGTATATCAGGGTGAGCATCGGGGAAGACTGGGAGAATGAACGCTTCCTGGCCGGGATTACACAACTATGATGACCTGCATCACCGGCACGCCCGGTACCGGAAAGAGCACGGTGGCCACCGAACTGGAGCGGCGCGGCCATCGGGTCGTGCGGGCAGGGGAGACGGTCGGCGCCTATCTCCTGGGGGACGACCCTGAACGTGAGACCCATGTCGTGGACGCCGAAGCCTGGGCGGCGGCGTTCACCCCTGTGGATGGTATCGTCGAGGGGCACCTCGCCCATCTGCTCGGGTGCGACCGTGTCGTCGTGCTCAGGTGCCGGCCCGACCTGCTGACAGAACGCCTCGCCCGCCGGGGGTATGGACAGGAGAAGATCAGGGAGAACGCCGAGGCCGAGGCCCTGGACGTGATCCTGATCGAGACGCTGGAGAGGCACACTGATGAGGCGGTGCTGGAGGTCGATGTCACCGATATGAGTGTATCCGGGATCGCCGATCAGATTGAGGGATTCGTGGCAGGGAGGGTACCGCCCGCCTCCGGGCTGGTGGACTGGTCATTCTGGCTGCTGGAGGGGGCATGACCCTCGACCGCTTCCGCCCCTATGTGGCCGGTCTCATCGATCCGCCGGTCCGCCTCTCGGTCAGGCTCGGGCTCACCCCGAACTTCTTCTCGGTCGCCGCCCTTCTGGCGGCGTTTGCGGCTGGGTATGCGTTCTACCTGGGCTGGATCGCTGCCGCCGTGCTGCTGGTGGCCGGGAACGCCGTCTTCGACGCCCTTGACGGTGCGCTGGCGCGGGAGCTGAAGATCGCAAGCCTGCGCGGCGATTTCATCGACCATGTCTCAGACCGCTATGCCGATATCGTGATCATCGTCGGCATATTTGCCGGGGGGGCGGCATCCTGGCAGATCGGGGTTTT
Coding sequences within it:
- a CDS encoding adenylate kinase family protein; protein product: MMTCITGTPGTGKSTVATELERRGHRVVRAGETVGAYLLGDDPERETHVVDAEAWAAAFTPVDGIVEGHLAHLLGCDRVVVLRCRPDLLTERLARRGYGQEKIRENAEAEALDVILIETLERHTDEAVLEVDVTDMSVSGIADQIEGFVAGRVPPASGLVDWSFWLLEGA
- a CDS encoding CDP-alcohol phosphatidyltransferase family protein translates to MTLDRFRPYVAGLIDPPVRLSVRLGLTPNFFSVAALLAAFAAGYAFYLGWIAAAVLLVAGNAVFDALDGALARELKIASLRGDFIDHVSDRYADIVIIVGIFAGGAASWQIGVFALTGVLMSSYMGTQAQALGVGRYYGGILGRADRLVLLIIAGVLDLVVGSPVFGLPYLGWLLVIFGVLGHYTALQRILYVWKRI